The following are from one region of the Nicotiana tabacum cultivar K326 chromosome 3, ASM71507v2, whole genome shotgun sequence genome:
- the LOC107762399 gene encoding uncharacterized protein LOC107762399: MLIAKNGEMINNTEEVQKEIMGFYKQLLGSTSKNMSAIHPGILQHGTRLNRRQQLQLIKPFTKEYVLQALKGIDDMKETGGDGFNSYFFKKAWPTIGDDVTKAVLDYFETVDHSQAIFVPGRMLADNVLLSHELVKGYGKKGVSPRCMLKIDM; this comes from the exons ATGCTAATAGCAAAGAATGGAGAAATGATCAACAATACTGAGGAGGTTCAGAAGGAAATAATGGGCTTCTATAAACAATTGTTGGGTTCAACTTCTAAAAATATGTCAGCAATACACCCTGGTATTCTACAACATGGAACCAGACTTAACAGGAGGCAACAACTCCAGCTCATAAAACCATTCACTAAGGAATATGTATTGCAAGCCCTGAAAGGAATAGATGACATGAAGGAAACTGGAGGAGATGGATTTAACTCATACTTTTTTAAGAAGGCATGGCCTACTATAGGAGATGATGTAACTAAGGCAGTTTTGGACTATTTTGAAACTG TTGATCATAGCCAGGCTATTTTTGTGCCTGGTAGAATGTTGGCTGACAATGTGCTGCTCAGTCATGAATTGGTTAAAGGATATGGCAAGAAAGGAGTATCACCCAGATGCATGTTGAAAATAGACATGTAA